The sequence below is a genomic window from Acanthochromis polyacanthus isolate Apoly-LR-REF ecotype Palm Island chromosome 14, KAUST_Apoly_ChrSc, whole genome shotgun sequence.
ATCCCATCTTGACTTCTTCCACCGAATCGCTGAATCCAGATATTCTGTAGAGGCCTTCCGACTTCAGTCCTTGAGGAGAAAACGTGAAACAACCTTTCAGCTGCTGTCAAGAGTAATGTAGAAAAATTCACCTGCATACATCACGATGGGTAATGCAGAGAAATGCCATTAAACACTCTTAAATATGCATAAGAAATTAAGGATAAAACGTCCACAATGTCACACAATACAACATGGGCAGATGCAAATAGTTTTCTGCATCACTGGGCAAAATAATAAAGACATAAATCAAACTTAGCCTCAGACGTATATTAGAGGGCAGACAATGAGGGAGCAACGAGTTTCCTACATAGTTGAATGATTTAACTGAAATGCAATCAACTAAGGCAGCAGGAAACAGAGTAATGTATTCCTCATTACACATTTACAATTACCAGCAATCTCATCGCTCCTCTCAGTCATAcaccccccaacacacacacaaaaaaaaacattaagccAGGCAGTAATTGAATCAGAGTTTTAGCACTTCAGTCTAATTGGTATATATTGCAGATTACTtataaaaaagaaggaaaagccttttttttttttttttaacaacaagTGTGCTCAGTTCTCTcaaacaatacaacacaatacaaaaaacagaatCCTTGGAACAAATTTCAACCTTTATTTTGTATCATATCTGgcaaaaatgtgatgaataaatGCTGCCAAccaatttaaattaatattgtgtcattttttaaattatgtagCTAGAGGATAACGTAATAGTTGCTTGACTTCACATATGCCAGCGAAGAAAGTGGTTAGATTCAAAGATTTTAACTCAAATTATTATGGCTGCTCCATAATTCCATAATCCTTTAATGGAAATGTTCCAGCTGAATGCAATTaatgtcagccaatcagagtccAGTATTGTATCTGAGGCTGTAAAATCCGttgaatagaaataaaaaagcatttaacATATTTATCTTGAGGAACACACGTCTCATTTTTGAGCCAAACACACATTACATACATTAACAATCGTCTTAAACTGACCTCTGGACTCAATCTCTCGTATGCACATGTCCACCACCATGGGTCGGGCCGTATTATACGCTTTCACCAGGGTTGTCAGGTCGCAGCTGTAGACTTTACGGATGTGTCTCAGGTCCGGCTTGCAGTCGTTGGGCACCAGAGACGAGCATTGTTTGTGGACATTCAAACCACAATCTGTAAATAGAAACATACAGatgggtttagttcaggcaggTCTGCAGCTTCAAACCGTCCTAATCAAAGGATGGTGATGTTTTCATTTGCACAATAGAATTTGTCAACCGTGTAAAGTGAGCTGAATGATTTCTTTCAGTTAATTTTGTCTACACGCCACTCAATGCCAAGTTCATTTGATTTATCTCACCGGTTTCgtgtgtgttttggcttgtAGAAACGTGTTAATCCCCTTGATCAATATCTGCCCCTGAAATGTCACCAGACCTCTGGAGAGCTCTTTCTCTCCGCCTCACATGGTATTGGAGTCACCTTGAGAGTGGGCTGTCACCTTCAGAGGGCCatttaattatttcaaaatgtgCCAGATATGAAACAATAGGATGCACCTCGCTGGGTGGTTAAATGGTATATTAGTCATGATGTTAGTGTAAGTACTCCACATTATGGTGTGTCTCCAGTCACAGAGGATGGGGCCTGAGGCGCAGCTGTTTCAGGGCAGCATTCACCTTGTGGGGAACAGAGGTGCCCGCCGAGAGCAGATGCAGAGAAAGACTGCAGCTCTGCTTTGTAACAGAAAGCCATGCAGGGAATTAGAAAAACACTGGAAACGCCGTGGCCTGGAGGAGGGACGGCCAGCTCTGCTGCGTGCTCTATTCTTTTCCAAATCCAAGCTCAAGCACAATGGCTGTGGAAGCAGCGATTGAGGCGCTGCGGGCTACAGTAGACCTACTTTCCCAGACTAAAATGGGGCAGCTTTTCAAGCTCTTAGATCTTCTGAACCATCTCCAAGTTCTGAAAGGTTTTCTTTGTGACAAATGCCAAGTGTTTTTTTGAttctaaaacattaaaaacaattattttgatCCCTCAGAGGAATTCCGACTTTTAAATATTGAACAAAAAAGCTGCTTCTGAAAGCTGATACTCTATACATTTCTGGGGGGGACCTCACAATATTTTGATTAATATGGGTCCCTGGAGAAATTCACACCGCCTGGATTTGTATGCATTGATGCAGAAATGTAATTACCTTAAGAGATGATTCTCTTAAGGACATGAGACAGGCAGTATAATAGTGGAGGTCCTGTCATCACACTCAACCCTGCTGAGCTCCACGTTGTCCCTGTGAGCACACCGATGGCCCTGGGCCCCAGGTGCCGAGGGTGGGGGTGAACCCACGGGGCACCAGGAGCTGGGAGACGGGGGATGCTTGTCTTAATGCACCGTCAGCTCTGTCTTCTGTTGCTATGGTGAGGAGGCAGCAGCTCACTTTTAAGAGGATGTTTAATGGTAGCTGGTAGCTAATTTTCTAATCAGCACATTATCACCATGTCTAACTGGAGGAGCTACCAGTTGATACCAGTCCCTTTCTGACTGGAgctaagaacaaaaaaaaacactaccagtactttttagggttttttttttatcaagtaTTTAAGTGAAATAGGGGTTGAGCTGTGTGACCCAGCTCTCTGGTTGAAGCCGGCTGAATTTTAATGTGTGTGGAAACGGAGCTCGTTCCCCACACTCCCAGCTCCTCTCCTCATTAAAGAGACATGCCAGCTTTGTTTTCCTTCATGGGCATGATGGGATGAGGCTGGGGGGCGTACTCTGATGAGGAAATGTGGCACAACAAGCACAAACAGAGGCTGGCTCTCTGGCACTGGGCCAAAAACAGTTCACacatacaaaaagaaaaggggGCGggagaacattttttggtatgCAAATGTGAGCATAATGTGAGACTTTGCTGCCCTAGATTCTGGGAGCTGTGGTCGAGTCTGAAGGAATGGCAGAGTGTGGAGCTGATAAAGATTGGCTCCAAACATATGTGCTTCTATCTCAATTGTTGTcggctttcaaaataaagacattaatAATTAATGGCAGAGCTCCCGCAGATTTGTGTGACACACTTTGTTGCATCAATAAAACATCAAAGACGCACATCCGACTATATTATAGTGCGACTCTGGGATGGGAAAGGAACTCTTACAAGAGGTACGGTGAAATCGAAATCTCATCAGAGTATCTGACATGCAAGTAAGATAATACAATCAAACGGTTTTTCTCAGTGCTACATGTGTGCACCTGTCACACAAAGCAAAGCGAAGATCTTCAGTGAATAAAATATCTGCACACTACGGAGCAAATACTCACAAAATGCAGCCATAAAAATGAGCTTTCGAATacgttatttttttgtgtttgtcccactgtgtgttttcaggattATAATTCTACAAATGCTCCATTAAAGTCATCAAAGTGGAAACAGAGAAAGCCTTTTTTACTCTAATTACGATGACAGGATGTGAAGAACAACTAAGGCCTGAGCAAAACATGGAGTCATTATTTTTAACTTGAGAAGAATCTCCCTGACAGCCCTGAAAACTCGTTCTTCTGCGTGTTTGAACCCCATTCACAAACTCAGTGGAGAAAGAAGTAGGCCGTAAAAAAGGCTTTTGCATCATATCCGTTACACCACGGCAGTGAAGTCCTCATTTCAAATGTGTTATACAACCACTAATCCTCAAACTACTGTTGCGATTTTAGATTAAAACGCAATAATCCAGGTCCAGATGCTCTAAAAGCCAAGTAACCCACATACAACAATGCTCACTTTATAATAATGAAGCAGTGAAGTAATGAGGCGGTTTATATAAGGCTTAATGCAGCTGTAAACATGTCATACCTGCACATTTGACCCCCTGAGCCATCAGTCCCCACATGAAGCTGGCACAGTGTTCGCACCAGTGAGGCCCCCGAAAGGTATGGACCTaaacagagaggaggacagtgaTAGATATTAGTGCTGAAGTGTAATGACACGATAGTGAGAGAACAGTGGGTAGCTGCAGCCATTTACTCCATGTCCACCCCTTTCCCTCTCCTTTACCCTGCCGGGAGACCCGTGGGTGCTGCCATCTTCAATGACACAGTGGAGGAGGATGATCCGTGTGCGGAGGAGGATTGTTGTTTGAACTGACAATGTTGTGGTGGGTGCAGCCGTGACTTTCAGCAGCCGAGACTTTGCCGTGGTGGCACAGTGGGTTGTGACACTTCACCAGAGACAATGTGCAAGCTGtcagggaatttttttttttctatggaaacagtagAAGGCCGCCTGGCTCGTGTATAGGAAAGGGAGCCAGCAGGTAACAACAGCCCAGCCAATCAGGGAGGCCGCTGGGAGCAAGAGCAAACCACAACTCTCCCAGTATAGTTGCATTAAGTCAATAGCAGCAGCACCAGGAAAGCCATTTTGGGTAGCATTCATGAATGCATGAATAACACTGCGAAGGAAACTGTGTTATAAAAAAATATGTGGTAGTGAACACTGGTGATAAATTTGGAATTATTAGTGATTAAACTGCTCATAAATGTAAGGAAATGTTCCCCGAACCAGCAGAAACATTCTCACAGAGAACAGGTTGGCAATGTTTATGATTTCACTCAGTATTATTAAAGGCTGACAGATCAGAACAGAAATATCCACGTTTACTCACCAACAGAGTCTATTCTTGTAAATGTTGTATGATTATTGCTGTGATTTCTTTtcaattaattgtttttttgttctcaaACTAATGAAGAAAGTTGTTGTCAGTCACCCACAGTTGTGCCATCTGACATGTCTTTGGgcatttttcatgtttccaGAATCTAATAGTCACAGTTCTTTATGTATTGTTTAAATAAGTTGGAAAGTTTGAATTATTTTAGTGGAACAGTTCAATGTTTAGTAGAGTCATACATGAGAATACTTAAAGGTTGAAATGCAGCATTCAGGAGGagaacaaaacagcagaaagagaGCAGTGAGCATCAGCAGTTTGAAAGCCTTGGTGGTAATATTTCTCTCACTGCTCTCCATCCCATTAACCAGCCAAACTAGGAGAGTGAGCCTGAGCCAAACAGGGTTACAGTCCTCCACTGTTTCCCTTCTCCGTCGGCCTAATCTCTCCATCTGGTGCTCGAACTAACAGCAGTGGTTCACCGACCACcaaacagattttcttttgaTAAAGGCTCACAGGACCGACCAAAAACAGCTCTGTTTTTCATCCCCTCTCTCCCATTCAGCCACACACACCTCCCCTCCCTTCCCATTTCCCAGAAGGGCAGCGAGAGAAGCAGCCCTCTGGCCGCACATGATGAAATTATACCAACGTTCTGGAGATTCAACAGCTGACAAGTGTTCTGTTAGTTCACTCAGTCTCACCTTGAAGTTGTGGACTTTCTCAGATTTGGGCGTCCGGTCGCTCTCCTTCAGCGTGGCTCTGCGAACCAGTGAGGTGAGCTGCGAATAGGCGAACAGTTTAAGTGGCTGCCAGAAAGTGGCTGAAGGTTTTTGTGGCCCCATCCTCATTCCCAGAGCTGCCGCCAGAATATCCTCCTGATTGGCCTCTCGCTTGGCCTTTTGCACCAGATGCTTCTCTTCCTTGTTAACCTCGTAGGACTCTCTAGATGGCATTCTGGAGCTGTAGTCTTCCAAACCAGATGAAGAAACAAACCCAGTGGAAAAAAGTCCCAAAAAAATGAAGGGTAAACTCCTTGATGTTCAGAGCAAGTGTATGTCAAACAATATTACTTGCATTGTCCCAGTTAAACAGAGACACTGCAAGCAAGAAACTGCAAATTTAAATTCTATAAATCATTCAAAAGAgtccaaaagaaaaaacaacaacagtgctTTCTATCAAATGATCTCACAGCAGTGAGAGTAGATCAAGTGGAGCCTCTGTGATAGGAGTGCCAGGTTTTATACAAAAGAGGTGCAGCCTTGGTTGCTCATGTGGTTCT
It includes:
- the chn1 gene encoding N-chimaerin, which produces MPSRESYEVNKEEKHLVQKAKREANQEDILAAALGMRMGPQKPSATFWQPLKLFAYSQLTSLVRRATLKESDRTPKSEKVHNFKVHTFRGPHWCEHCASFMWGLMAQGVKCADCGLNVHKQCSSLVPNDCKPDLRHIRKVYSCDLTTLVKAYNTARPMVVDMCIREIESRGLKSEGLYRISGFSDSVEEVKMGFDKDGENTDISVNAYEDINIIAGALKLYLRDLPVPVISYDAYPRFIEAAKLTDPEKKLEAFREALALLPQSHSETLKYLMAHLKRVTQNEKFNLMNAENLGIVFGPTLMRAPNLDAVTALNDIRYQRQVVEVLIKNEEALF